The nucleotide sequence CATTGAAGGCTGGGGTACCCTGGGATCGGCCTGGGGCGTGAGCCGCACAATGGCACAGGTGCACGCGTTGCTGCTGGTGTCGGCGGGGGCGTTGAGCACCGAGGATATCATGGAGCAGTTGCAGATTTCTAGAGGCAACGTCAACCTGAACGTACGGGCGCTAATGGACTGGGGCTTGGTGCGCAAGGAACTACGGCCTGGCGAGCGGCGCGAATTTTTCTCGGGTGAGAAAGACATTCACAAGGTGGCCACGCTCATCATGAAAGAGCGGCGGCGGCGCGAACTGGAGCCGATTATGCGCGTGCTCAGCGAAATCAAGCAAGTGGAATCTTCCTCTACGGTTTCTGAGGCCGAAGCCAAGGCTTTTTCTGAAACGATTGGCAACATCCAAAACTTC is from Hymenobacter tibetensis and encodes:
- a CDS encoding GbsR/MarR family transcriptional regulator — its product is MQLEEAKRKFIEGWGTLGSAWGVSRTMAQVHALLLVSAGALSTEDIMEQLQISRGNVNLNVRALMDWGLVRKELRPGERREFFSGEKDIHKVATLIMKERRRRELEPIMRVLSEIKQVESSSTVSEAEAKAFSETIGNIQNFADLADRTAATIIKADENWFISTFMKIMRPG